A window of Drosophila subobscura isolate 14011-0131.10 chromosome E, UCBerk_Dsub_1.0, whole genome shotgun sequence contains these coding sequences:
- the LOC117892727 gene encoding general odorant-binding protein 99a: protein MKNAVAILLCAVIGLASAADEYKLRTAEDLQTVRKECGETSKVTEALVAKYKTFEYPDDEITRNYIQCIFHKFDLFDDTKGFKIDNLVAQLGQGKEDKAALKADVEKCADKNEQKSSANAWAYRGFKCFLGKNLPLVQAAVQKN, encoded by the exons ATGAAGAACGCCGTTGCCATTTTGCTGTGCGCCGTGATCGGTCTG GCCTCTGCCGCCGACGAGTACAAACTGCGCACCGCAGAGGACCTGCAGACAGTCCGCAAGGAGTGCGGCGAGACCAGCAAGGTGACTGAGGCGCTGGTGGCCAAGTACAAGACGTTCGAGTATCCCGATGATGAGATCACCCGCAACTACATCCAGTGCATCTTCCACAAGTTCGATCTGTTCGACGACACCAAGGGATTCAAGATCGACAATCTGGTTGCTCAGCTGGGTCAGGGCAAGGAGGACAAGGCAGCCCTGAAGGCTGATGTCGAGAAGTGCGCCGACAAGAACGAGCAGAAGTCCAGCGCCAACGCCTGGGCCTACCGTGGCTTCAAGTGCTTCCTGGGCAAGAACCTGCCCCTCGTCCAGGCTGCCGTCCAGAAGAACTAG
- the LOC117892723 gene encoding polyadenylate-binding protein 2 isoform X2, which yields MADEDITLNEDQLLESMEETNGEQETEIVTETEEEGSMQIDPELEAIKARVKEMEEEAEKIKQMQSEVDKQMAGGSTTGLAAVPLSLEEKQEIDTRSVYVGNVDYGASAEELEAHFHGCGTINRVTILCNKADGHPKGFAYIEFGSKEFVETALAMNETLFRGRQIKVMSKRTNRPGLSTTNRFARGSFRGRGARASRACCHSTFRGARRAMGYRGRANYYAPY from the exons ATGGCTGATGAAGATATCACACTGAACGAGGACCAGCTCTTGGAGTCGATGGAAGAGACTAATGGCGAGCAGGAGACTGAAATTGTGACAGAGACTGAG GAGGAAGGCAGCATGCAAATCGACCCCGAACTGGAGGCCATTAAGGCCCGTGTCAaagagatggaggaggaggccgaaaaaataaagcaaatgcaGTCTGAAGTGGACAAACAAATGGCCGGTGGGTCCACAACCGGTCTAGCCGCAGTGCCGCTTTCCCtcgaggagaagcaggagatTGACACGAGGTCCGTCTATGTGGGGAATGTGGACTACGGGGCATCTGCGGAGGAGCTCGAGGCACACTTCCATGGATGCGGCACCATCAACCGGGTAACAATCCTGTGCAACAAGGCTGACGGCCATCCCAAGGGCTTTGCTTACATTGAGTTTGGCTCAAAGGAGTTCGTTGAGACGGCCCTGGCCATGAACGAAACCCTGTTCAGAGGTCGACAGATCAAG GTCATGTCAAAGCGCACAAATCGCCCTGGCCTCTCCACCACAAATCGCTTTGCCCGCGGCAGCTTCCGGGGGCGAGGAGCTCGTGCATCAAGGGCCTGCTGTCACTCGACCTTCCGAGGTGCTCGCCGAGCAAT GGGTTACCGCGGGCGTGCCAACTACTATGCTCCCTACTGA
- the LOC117892720 gene encoding uncharacterized protein LOC117892720, which translates to MSNGDDSQNNQNQGADGGERSVDSTKEKRSWFHSLTRRKKSDSALVASPTSSDAVAHSSTQMQNNNNEVCVPNAAGSSGGDASMVIGSASSSSHSNGGTLRKRKDKRNVFSRLRRKVGQGLSSLRNWNSMGDSDCDGGTTDATYEFLTPSIFVEPTLPFTHDYLRFIQKKWLERLDTPNEVMYKACLEMLNQVWYWGEISRRDAQRQLSDKPTGSFLVRDSETSGSQFTLSFRIVNVTLHYRLEYKEQFWNFEELKYESIVEMIEDILHRCTNDNFVCFVKVPNEMQPPFPVILKYPLSRYSNMPKLQDLCRRVLQRQMGSEQLAKLPVPVKMREYLSVERELVFQS; encoded by the exons ATGAGCAACGGCGACGACAGCCAAAATAACCAGAATCAGGGCGCCGATGGGGGGGAGCGCTCTGTGGATTcaacaaaggaaaaacgaaGTTGGTTTCATTCCCTGACCAGGCGCAAAAAGTCAGACTCTGCATTGGTCGCTTCGCCCACTTCCAGCGACGCTGTGGCCCACTCATCTACTCAGATGCAGAATAACAATAACGAAGTGTGTGTCCCAAATGCAGCTGGCAGCTCCGGTGGGGATGCATCCATGGTCattggcagcgccagcagcagcagccacagcaacggGGGAACGCTACGCAAACGCAAGGACAAGCGGAATGTGTTCTCGCGTCTACGACGGAAGGTGGGGCAGGGCTTGAGTTCGCTGCGAAACTGGAACTCTATGGGCGACTCCGACTGTGACGGAGGCACCACCGACGCCACCTACGAGTTCCTCACACCGTCCATTTTCGTTGAGCCCACATTGCCATTCACACACGACTACTTGCGCTTCATCCAGAAGAAGTGGCTGGAGCGACTGGACACGCCAAACGAGGTCATGTACAAGGCCTGCCTGGAGATGCTCAA tCAAGTTTGGTACTGGGGCGAGATTTCGAGGCGAGATGCGCAGCGCCAGCTCAGTGACAAGCCGACCGGATCGTTTCTCGTGCGCGACTCCGAGACCAGCGGGTCCCAGTTCACGCTCAGCTTTCGCATTGTCAACGTAACGCTGCATTACCGCCTTGAGTATAAGGAGCAGTTCTGGAACTTTGAGGAGCTCAAGTACGAGTCGATTGTGGAGATGATCGAGGACATTTTGCATCGTTGCACCAACGATAACTTTGTGTGCTTCGTGAAGGTGCCGAATGAAATGCAGCCGCCCTTTCCGGTGATTCTAAAGTACCCACTCAGTCGATACTCGAACATGCCCAAGCTGCAAGACCTGTGTCGGCGTGTCCTCCAGCGGCAAATGGGCTCCGAACAGCTGGCCaagctgccagtgccagtgaaAATGCGCGAATACTTGTCCGTTGAGCGCGAGTTGGTCTTTCAAAGCTAA
- the LOC117892716 gene encoding LOW QUALITY PROTEIN: snRNA-activating protein complex subunit 3 (The sequence of the model RefSeq protein was modified relative to this genomic sequence to represent the inferred CDS: inserted 1 base in 1 codon) → MEMYLETLERPIHLRSFLSDYQEKLPKATGGTEEVPFFFSAASPVSEDVEKSCSLDLISSPDENCINIFQPGDDITRLNIVKPGTDRDGPKVYTALSAHKENTRKNAFGRTQFSYRLIPPPPGNKSVPMPRPLDSPSELQITVRFYRPARATHKGLKLESPVFAEEFVCLGSNYLTELRDKIFCICNGRRFVDISNDPDAPLPQLETNPGYFFIYDTFYNDKRNPENCDYSETVIQWAAKAHGLQGEQFKVEXMESTRLIDLTVRPGAPLHYLHHGNCEHLFVFSQIEVLSANVSRLLDPSLYPHVRALNIFNRRSCYLCGLRGYEFIVEQSLRQLHDPSYLCRRCFLSFHYVNGEKVGQFKAYRIYDRAESLDEDGKAREDVEDAIDLESS, encoded by the exons ATGGAAATGTATCTCGAGACGCTGGAACGACCCATACATCTGCGTTCTTTTCTTTCCGACTACCAAGAAAAACTTCCCAAAGCAACTGGCGGGACAGAGGAAGTGCCATTCTTTTTCTCCGCTGCCTCGCCGGTGTCTGAGGATGTGGAGAAAAGTTGCTCATTGGATTTGATTTCATCGCCAGACGAAAACTGTATAAATATCTTTCAGCCCGGCGATGATATCACTCGCTTAAATATAGTTAAACCAGGGACAGACCGGGATGGGCCCAAAGTCTACACAGCCCTCAGCGCGCACAAGGAAAACACTCGCAAGAATGCCTTTGGGCGTACCCAATTCAGCTACAGACTGATCCCACCACCGCCCGGGAATAAGAGTGTTCCCATGCCCAGGCCACTCGATTCACCATCCGAACTACAGATTACAGTCCGCTTCTATCGACCGGCACGGGCCACGCATAAAGGACTGAAGTTGGAGAGCCCCGTATTTGCTGAGGAGTTTGTCTGTCTTGGCAGCAACTATCTCACGGAGCTGCGCGACAAGATCTTCTGCATCTGCAATGGCAGGCGTTTCGTGGACATTAGCAATGACCCGGATGCGCCTTTGCCCCAGCTAGAAACCAATCCGGGCTACTTCTTCATCTACGATACCTTTTATAACGACAAACGCAATCCGGAGAATTGCGATTACTCGGAGACGGTGATCCAGTGGGCCGCAAAGGCGCATGGCTTGCAGGGCGAACAGTTCAAGGTGG AAATGGAGAGCACACGCCTAATCGACCTCACTGTAAGACCAGGAGCACCTCTGCACTACCTGCACCATGGAAACTGCGAGCACCTGTTTGTTTTCTCACAAATTGAAGTTCTGTCAGCCAACGTCAGCCGCCTGCTGGACCCCAGCTTATATCCGCATGTGCGCGCCCTAAACATCTTCAATCGACGCAGCTGTTATCTGTGCGGCCTTCGTGGCTACGAGTTCATTGTCGAGCAGTCGCTGCGCCAGCTGCACGATCCCTCGTACCTGTGCCGCAGATGCTTCCTCAGTTTTCACTATGTGAACGGGGAGAAGGTGGGCCAGTTCAAGGCCTATCGCATATACGATCGTGCCGAGTCTTTGGACGAAGATGGAAAAGCCAGAGAAGATGTCGAGGATGCCATAGATTTAGAATCATCATAA
- the LOC117892714 gene encoding nuclear pore complex protein Nup50, producing the protein MAGKRQATSNLNHDNWDQEEEPEDRGIFKTATQEELKTRVIKKARRSIAGASTDGDGGGETSKSIFSGFSGFGKPANASAAGSPFAYLSNPAPASTSGEAPKATFSFLSSSSKINTKPDGEAAAAPLQTLASSSSSSAASTSGGSGSTSIFGNVYSAKKEAKPSSASSTTTPFFGNVQAGKKDAAAIPSFSFGSATMPVKQSTSAQSTSIFGNAPAVKKDNAKPSSSLGETVPAATTPASTSIFGNVSPAKKDVNIPSISFGARKAAVKVCTSTTDGTNPSSSIFGKSLAAKKDGSAVSGPASAKPSPSKAAASGTESSEYSENVADLNRALLKFLTECLDKSAYWVLTPVFKKYDEHLKELQDEDSAKTKTNTALKPPATAAAMPKMPSTPAATPVADTATFSFGKPATPITGSTSPFFAKKPATSTITIGSTSTTTTTPMFSFGSTPAGPPNAAAASTKTPPSTPAMMRFSPKPLGESKTEDVSKPGFFSLGAKDNSSSKAETAAVPLKTNGFSFGFKSGGDEKPGGSSSLFAGFGSSAGAAGGDAKPSTGFSFTPGATPFSFGNIKPPAAAAESAGNAEDQDEEDQPPKVEFKQVVEEDAVYSKRCKVFVMKGADYADRGVGMLHLKPVKDSEKAQLIVRADNNIGQVLINLMVGNGLPCQRMGKNNVMIMSLPMPEDTKVVSILLRVKTAEEADELLAKLQDYTK; encoded by the exons atggCTGGGAAGCGGCAAGCCACGTCAAATCTGAACCATGATAACTGGgaccaggaggaggagcctgAGGACCGTGGCATTTTCAAGACGGCAACACAGGAGGAGCTGAAAACACGCGTTATCAAGAAGGCGCGACGATCCATTGCCGGTGCGTCCACGGATGGTGACGGCGGCGGGGAAACTTCGAAAAGCATATTCAGTGGATTTTCAg GTTTTGGCAAGCCGGCTAACGCATCGGCTGCAGGCTCGCCGTTTGCATACCTATCGAATCCGGCGCCGGCATCTACAAGTGGCGAAGCGCCAAAGGCcacattttcgtttttgtcCAGTTCCAGCAAAATCAATACAAAGCCAGATGGCGAAGCGGCGGCTGCACCTTTGCAGACCcttgccagcagcagtagcagctcAGCGGCAAGTACCAGCGGTGGTTCGGGATCCACTTCAATTTTCGGGAACGTTTATTCTGCAAAAAAAGAGGCCAAGCCTTCGTCGGCCAGCAGTACTACTACGCCATTTTTTGGCAACGTACAAGCGGGCAAAAAGGATGCCGCCGCCATTCCTTCGTTCTCTTTCGGAAGCGCCACAATGCCTGTAAAGCAATCAACATCTGCACAAAGCACTTCTATATTCGGCAACGCGCCAGCTGTTAAAAAAGATAACGCCAAACCCTCGTCGTCCCTTGGAGAGACAGTCCCAGCAGCAACTACTCCTGCTTCCACTTCAATTTTCGGGAACGTGTCTCCTGCTAAAAAAGACGTCAACATACCCTCGATCTCGTTTGGGGCTAGAAAAGCGGCAGTAAAGGTGTGCACAAGTACCACTGACGGTACCAATCCAAGCAGCTCAATATTCGGCAAGAGTTTGGCTGCCAAAAAAGATGGCAGCGCGGTAAGCGGGCCAGCCAGCGCCAAGCCATCGCCCAGCAAGGCAGCAGCCTCCGGCACAGAGTCCTCTGAGTACAGCGAGAATGTGGCCGACTTGAACCGTGCACTGCTGAAGTTTCTAACAGAATGCCTGGACAAGAGTGCCTATTGGGTACTGACCCCAGTATTCAAGAAATATGACGAGCATCTGAAGGAACTCCAGGACGAGGACAGTGCCAAAACTAAGACAAACACGGCTTTGAAGcctccagctacagctgcagctATGCCCAAGATGCCGAGCaccccagcagcaacaccagtcGCTGATACAGCAACGTTTTCCTTTGGCAAACCTGCCACTCCCATCACTGGCTCAACGTCGCCGTTCTTCGCCAAGAAGCCGGCTACCAGTACAATTACCATCGGCAGCACATCGACCACTACAACCACACCGATGTTCTCCTTTGGCAGCACTCCAGCTGGGCCTcccaatgcagcagcagcgtccaCGAAAACACCTCCCTCCACACCAGCCATGATGCGGTTCTCGCCAAAGCCTTTGGGGGAGAGTAAAACTGAGGATGTCTCTAAGCCAGGCTTCTTTAGCCTTGGGGCTAAGGATAATTCCAGCAGCAAGGCAGAAACGGCCGCCGTGCCACTGAAAACAAATGGCTTCAGCTTTGGCTTCAAGAGTGGCGGCGATGAGAAACCTGGAGGTAGCTCCTCGCTATTTGCGGGATTCGGCAGCTCCGCTGGAGCGGCTGGAGGAGATGCCAAGCCTTCGACTGGCTTCTCATTTACCCCTGGAGCCACACCGTTCTCCTTTGGCAATATAAagccgccagctgcagctgcagagtcGGCTGGCAATGCGGAGGACCAGGATGAAGAGGACCAGCCACCGAAAGTAGAGTTCAAGCAG GTTGTCGAAGAGGATGCAGTCTACTCAAAACGCTGCAAAGTGTTCGTAATGAAGGGTGCGGACTATGCCGATCGAGGAGTGGGCATGTTGCATTTGAAGCCCGTGAAGGATTCGGAGAAGGCGCAGCTGATTGTGCGTGCCGACAACAATATTGGTCAGGTCCTGATCAATCTGATGGTCGGCAATGGCCTGCCCTGCCAACGCATGGGCAAAAACAATGTAATGATCATGAGTCTGCCCATGCCGGAGGACACCAAAGTTGTGTCGATTCTGCTGCGCGTTAAAACTGCGGAAGAGGCCGACGAGTTGTTGGCGAAACTACAGGACTACACCAAGTGA
- the LOC117892726 gene encoding uncharacterized protein LOC117892726 encodes MMNDSDSEYEETEYLVFADFKNQLPPHLLKHENAAIKIIGVESDKPMAEVNGSIYKGTYEQSTGTNVFFEKDTERSPADPLFETACRQKYTYLDKSDKVITFERVYVEKLPVETEKATKAQGTPIAEDTDTPQTTKLNITYKEAINKFGEEL; translated from the coding sequence ATGATGAATGATTCGGATTCTGAGTACGAGGAAACTGAGTATTTGGTGTTTGCGGATTTTAAAAACCAATTGCCACCCCACCTGCTAAAGCACGAGAATGCAGCGATTAAAATTATAGGAGTGGAGAGCGACAAACCCATGGCCGAGGTAAATGGCAGCATTTACAAAGGCACCTACGAGCAATCCACGGGGACGAATGTATTTTTCGAAAAGGACACGGAACGCTCGCCGGCTGACCCGCTTTTCGAGACAGCCTGTCGACAGAAGTACACATACCTGGACAAGTCCGACAAAGTAATTACCTTTGAGCGGGTTTACGTAGAGAAATTGCCGGTAGAGACTGAGAAAGCAACAAAGGCGCAAGGGACGCCCATTGCCGAAGACACGGACACGCCACAGACAACGAAACTGAATATCACCTATAAGGAAGCAATAAATAAGTTCGGAGAGGAGCTTTAA
- the LOC117892723 gene encoding polyadenylate-binding protein 2 isoform X1 gives MADEDITLNEDQLLESMEETNGEQETEIVTETEEEGSMQIDPELEAIKARVKEMEEEAEKIKQMQSEVDKQMAGGSTTGLAAVPLSLEEKQEIDTRSVYVGNVDYGASAEELEAHFHGCGTINRVTILCNKADGHPKGFAYIEFGSKEFVETALAMNETLFRGRQIKVMSKRTNRPGLSTTNRFARGSFRGRGARASRACCHSTFRGARRAIRGYRGRANYYAPY, from the exons ATGGCTGATGAAGATATCACACTGAACGAGGACCAGCTCTTGGAGTCGATGGAAGAGACTAATGGCGAGCAGGAGACTGAAATTGTGACAGAGACTGAG GAGGAAGGCAGCATGCAAATCGACCCCGAACTGGAGGCCATTAAGGCCCGTGTCAaagagatggaggaggaggccgaaaaaataaagcaaatgcaGTCTGAAGTGGACAAACAAATGGCCGGTGGGTCCACAACCGGTCTAGCCGCAGTGCCGCTTTCCCtcgaggagaagcaggagatTGACACGAGGTCCGTCTATGTGGGGAATGTGGACTACGGGGCATCTGCGGAGGAGCTCGAGGCACACTTCCATGGATGCGGCACCATCAACCGGGTAACAATCCTGTGCAACAAGGCTGACGGCCATCCCAAGGGCTTTGCTTACATTGAGTTTGGCTCAAAGGAGTTCGTTGAGACGGCCCTGGCCATGAACGAAACCCTGTTCAGAGGTCGACAGATCAAG GTCATGTCAAAGCGCACAAATCGCCCTGGCCTCTCCACCACAAATCGCTTTGCCCGCGGCAGCTTCCGGGGGCGAGGAGCTCGTGCATCAAGGGCCTGCTGTCACTCGACCTTCCGAGGTGCTCGCCGAGCAAT AAGGGGTTACCGCGGGCGTGCCAACTACTATGCTCCCTACTGA